The Macrotis lagotis isolate mMagLag1 chromosome 6, bilby.v1.9.chrom.fasta, whole genome shotgun sequence genome includes a window with the following:
- the LOC141490916 gene encoding tubulin alpha-1D chain isoform X2, which translates to MRECISIHVGQAGVQIGNACWELYCLEHGIQPDGQMPSDKTIGGGDDSFNTFFSETGAGKHVPRAVFVDLEPTVIDEVRTGTYRQLFHPEQLITGKEDAANNYARGHYTIGKELIDLVLDRIRKLADQCTGLQGFLIFHSFGGGTGSGFTSLLMERLSVDYGKKSKLEFSIYPAPQISTAVVEPYNSILTTHTTLEHSDCAFMVDNEAIYDICRRNLDIERPTYTNLNRLIGQIVSSITASLRFDGALNVDLTEFQTNLVPYPRIHFPLATYAPVISAEKAYHEQLSVAEITNACFEPANQMVKCDPRHGKYMACCLLYRGDVVPKDVNAAIATIKTKRTIQFVDWCPTGFKVGINYQPPTVVPGGDLAKVQRAVCMLSNTTAIAEAWARLDHKFDLMYAKRAFVHWYVGEGMEEGEFSEAREDMAALEKDYEEVGMDSLEGEGEEEEGDEY; encoded by the exons ATG CGTGAGTGTATCTCAATCCATGTGGGTCAGGCTGGTGTGCAGATTGGCAATGCGTGCTGGGAGTTGTACTGCCTGGAACATGGCATCCAACCTGATGGACAGATGCCCAGTGACAAGACCATTGGAGGGGGCGATGACTCCTTCAACACCTTCTTCAGTGAAACTGGGGCTGGCAAGCATGTGCCTCGGGCTGTCTTTGTGGACCTGGAGCCCACAGTGATTG ATGAGGTTCGGACTGGCACCTACCGCCAGCTCTTCCATCCAGAGCAGCTCATCACAGGCAAGGAAGATGCTGCTAACAATTATGCACGAGGCCACTACACTATTGGGAAAGAACTTATTGATTTGGTACTGGATCGAATTCGAAAACTG GCTGACCAGTGCACAGGACTCCAAGGCTTCCTCATTTTCCACAGCTTTGGGGGTGGCACCGGCTCTGGCTTTACCTCCCTGTTGATGGAACGACTCTCAGTCGACTATGGCAAGAAGTCCAAGCTAGAGTTCTCCATCTATCCAGCCCCTCAGATTTCAACAGCTGTGGTAGAGCCCTACAACTCCATCCTGACCACCCACACCACCCTGGAGCACTCCGATTGTGCCTTCATGGTGGACAATGAGGCCATCTATGATATCTGCCGCCGAAATCTGGATATTGAACGTCCCACCTACACTAACCTCAACCGTCTCATAGGGCAAATTGTCTCCTCTATCACAGCTTCTCTTCGTTTTGATGGTGCCCTTAATGTGGACCTCACGGAGTTCCAGACCAACCTGGTGCCCTACCCTCGAATTCATTTCCCCCTGGCAACCTATGCTCCTGTCATCTCTGCTGAGAAGGCCTACCATGAACAACTCTCAGTGGCGGAGATCACCAATGCCTGCTTTGAGCCAGCCAACCAGATGGTGAAGTGCGACCCTCGTCATGGCAAATATATGGCCTGCTGCCTCCTGTACCGTGGTGATGTGGTACCCAAAGATGTCAATGCTGCCATCGCCACCATCAAGACCAAGCGTACCATTCAGTTTGTGGACTGGTGCCCTACTGGCTTCAAGGTTGGCATCAACTACCAGCCACCCACTGTGGTCCCTGGTGGGGATCTGGCTAAGGTACAGCGAGCAGTCTGTATGCTGAGCAATACAACAGCCATTGCAGAAGCCTGGGCTCGTCTGGACCACAAGTTTGACCTGATGTATGCCAAGAGAGCATTTGTTCATTGGTATGTAGGTGAGGGCATGGAGGAGGGAGAGTTCTCTGAGGCTCGGGAGGACATGGCAGCCCTGGAGAAAGATTATGAGGAGGTGGGAATGGATAGtttggaaggggaaggggaggaagaagagggagatgaATACTAA
- the LOC141490916 gene encoding tubulin alpha-1D chain isoform X1 yields the protein MLPKLSLRESLSRLPPPYQQTPTSGGAVLIWRECISIHVGQAGVQIGNACWELYCLEHGIQPDGQMPSDKTIGGGDDSFNTFFSETGAGKHVPRAVFVDLEPTVIDEVRTGTYRQLFHPEQLITGKEDAANNYARGHYTIGKELIDLVLDRIRKLADQCTGLQGFLIFHSFGGGTGSGFTSLLMERLSVDYGKKSKLEFSIYPAPQISTAVVEPYNSILTTHTTLEHSDCAFMVDNEAIYDICRRNLDIERPTYTNLNRLIGQIVSSITASLRFDGALNVDLTEFQTNLVPYPRIHFPLATYAPVISAEKAYHEQLSVAEITNACFEPANQMVKCDPRHGKYMACCLLYRGDVVPKDVNAAIATIKTKRTIQFVDWCPTGFKVGINYQPPTVVPGGDLAKVQRAVCMLSNTTAIAEAWARLDHKFDLMYAKRAFVHWYVGEGMEEGEFSEAREDMAALEKDYEEVGMDSLEGEGEEEEGDEY from the exons CGTGAGTGTATCTCAATCCATGTGGGTCAGGCTGGTGTGCAGATTGGCAATGCGTGCTGGGAGTTGTACTGCCTGGAACATGGCATCCAACCTGATGGACAGATGCCCAGTGACAAGACCATTGGAGGGGGCGATGACTCCTTCAACACCTTCTTCAGTGAAACTGGGGCTGGCAAGCATGTGCCTCGGGCTGTCTTTGTGGACCTGGAGCCCACAGTGATTG ATGAGGTTCGGACTGGCACCTACCGCCAGCTCTTCCATCCAGAGCAGCTCATCACAGGCAAGGAAGATGCTGCTAACAATTATGCACGAGGCCACTACACTATTGGGAAAGAACTTATTGATTTGGTACTGGATCGAATTCGAAAACTG GCTGACCAGTGCACAGGACTCCAAGGCTTCCTCATTTTCCACAGCTTTGGGGGTGGCACCGGCTCTGGCTTTACCTCCCTGTTGATGGAACGACTCTCAGTCGACTATGGCAAGAAGTCCAAGCTAGAGTTCTCCATCTATCCAGCCCCTCAGATTTCAACAGCTGTGGTAGAGCCCTACAACTCCATCCTGACCACCCACACCACCCTGGAGCACTCCGATTGTGCCTTCATGGTGGACAATGAGGCCATCTATGATATCTGCCGCCGAAATCTGGATATTGAACGTCCCACCTACACTAACCTCAACCGTCTCATAGGGCAAATTGTCTCCTCTATCACAGCTTCTCTTCGTTTTGATGGTGCCCTTAATGTGGACCTCACGGAGTTCCAGACCAACCTGGTGCCCTACCCTCGAATTCATTTCCCCCTGGCAACCTATGCTCCTGTCATCTCTGCTGAGAAGGCCTACCATGAACAACTCTCAGTGGCGGAGATCACCAATGCCTGCTTTGAGCCAGCCAACCAGATGGTGAAGTGCGACCCTCGTCATGGCAAATATATGGCCTGCTGCCTCCTGTACCGTGGTGATGTGGTACCCAAAGATGTCAATGCTGCCATCGCCACCATCAAGACCAAGCGTACCATTCAGTTTGTGGACTGGTGCCCTACTGGCTTCAAGGTTGGCATCAACTACCAGCCACCCACTGTGGTCCCTGGTGGGGATCTGGCTAAGGTACAGCGAGCAGTCTGTATGCTGAGCAATACAACAGCCATTGCAGAAGCCTGGGCTCGTCTGGACCACAAGTTTGACCTGATGTATGCCAAGAGAGCATTTGTTCATTGGTATGTAGGTGAGGGCATGGAGGAGGGAGAGTTCTCTGAGGCTCGGGAGGACATGGCAGCCCTGGAGAAAGATTATGAGGAGGTGGGAATGGATAGtttggaaggggaaggggaggaagaagagggagatgaATACTAA
- the LOC141490916 gene encoding tubulin alpha-1D chain isoform X3 yields MPSDKTIGGGDDSFNTFFSETGAGKHVPRAVFVDLEPTVIDEVRTGTYRQLFHPEQLITGKEDAANNYARGHYTIGKELIDLVLDRIRKLADQCTGLQGFLIFHSFGGGTGSGFTSLLMERLSVDYGKKSKLEFSIYPAPQISTAVVEPYNSILTTHTTLEHSDCAFMVDNEAIYDICRRNLDIERPTYTNLNRLIGQIVSSITASLRFDGALNVDLTEFQTNLVPYPRIHFPLATYAPVISAEKAYHEQLSVAEITNACFEPANQMVKCDPRHGKYMACCLLYRGDVVPKDVNAAIATIKTKRTIQFVDWCPTGFKVGINYQPPTVVPGGDLAKVQRAVCMLSNTTAIAEAWARLDHKFDLMYAKRAFVHWYVGEGMEEGEFSEAREDMAALEKDYEEVGMDSLEGEGEEEEGDEY; encoded by the exons ATGCCCAGTGACAAGACCATTGGAGGGGGCGATGACTCCTTCAACACCTTCTTCAGTGAAACTGGGGCTGGCAAGCATGTGCCTCGGGCTGTCTTTGTGGACCTGGAGCCCACAGTGATTG ATGAGGTTCGGACTGGCACCTACCGCCAGCTCTTCCATCCAGAGCAGCTCATCACAGGCAAGGAAGATGCTGCTAACAATTATGCACGAGGCCACTACACTATTGGGAAAGAACTTATTGATTTGGTACTGGATCGAATTCGAAAACTG GCTGACCAGTGCACAGGACTCCAAGGCTTCCTCATTTTCCACAGCTTTGGGGGTGGCACCGGCTCTGGCTTTACCTCCCTGTTGATGGAACGACTCTCAGTCGACTATGGCAAGAAGTCCAAGCTAGAGTTCTCCATCTATCCAGCCCCTCAGATTTCAACAGCTGTGGTAGAGCCCTACAACTCCATCCTGACCACCCACACCACCCTGGAGCACTCCGATTGTGCCTTCATGGTGGACAATGAGGCCATCTATGATATCTGCCGCCGAAATCTGGATATTGAACGTCCCACCTACACTAACCTCAACCGTCTCATAGGGCAAATTGTCTCCTCTATCACAGCTTCTCTTCGTTTTGATGGTGCCCTTAATGTGGACCTCACGGAGTTCCAGACCAACCTGGTGCCCTACCCTCGAATTCATTTCCCCCTGGCAACCTATGCTCCTGTCATCTCTGCTGAGAAGGCCTACCATGAACAACTCTCAGTGGCGGAGATCACCAATGCCTGCTTTGAGCCAGCCAACCAGATGGTGAAGTGCGACCCTCGTCATGGCAAATATATGGCCTGCTGCCTCCTGTACCGTGGTGATGTGGTACCCAAAGATGTCAATGCTGCCATCGCCACCATCAAGACCAAGCGTACCATTCAGTTTGTGGACTGGTGCCCTACTGGCTTCAAGGTTGGCATCAACTACCAGCCACCCACTGTGGTCCCTGGTGGGGATCTGGCTAAGGTACAGCGAGCAGTCTGTATGCTGAGCAATACAACAGCCATTGCAGAAGCCTGGGCTCGTCTGGACCACAAGTTTGACCTGATGTATGCCAAGAGAGCATTTGTTCATTGGTATGTAGGTGAGGGCATGGAGGAGGGAGAGTTCTCTGAGGCTCGGGAGGACATGGCAGCCCTGGAGAAAGATTATGAGGAGGTGGGAATGGATAGtttggaaggggaaggggaggaagaagagggagatgaATACTAA